Proteins encoded together in one Pseudomonas sp. TCU-HL1 window:
- a CDS encoding ABC transporter permease, which yields MTSILKALLRAPLSAQFGFAVILLYLVVALFAPHLAPYGETEVVGEGFAPWGGQFLLGTDNLGRDMLSRLIYGARNTLGIAFLTTVLAFLVGGLAGLVAAIRGGWVDQGLSRLVDILMAIPQLIFALLILSVVGTTATSLVLVIALLDATRVFRLARAVAMTVVVQDFVEAARLRGEGIWWLVTREVLPNAAAPLIAEFGLRFCFVFLFISALSFLGLGIQPPTSDWGSMVRDNAVLITFGDITPLLPALAVALLTIGVNFVVDWMLHKSSGLKEC from the coding sequence ATGACCAGCATTCTCAAGGCCTTGCTGCGGGCGCCCCTGAGCGCGCAGTTCGGTTTCGCGGTGATCCTCCTGTATCTCGTAGTGGCGCTGTTCGCGCCGCACCTGGCGCCCTACGGCGAAACCGAGGTGGTGGGCGAAGGGTTCGCACCCTGGGGCGGGCAGTTCCTGCTCGGCACCGACAACCTCGGGCGGGACATGCTCAGCCGGTTGATCTACGGCGCCCGCAACACCCTCGGCATCGCCTTCCTGACCACAGTGCTGGCGTTCCTGGTCGGCGGCCTGGCCGGGCTGGTGGCGGCCATTCGCGGCGGCTGGGTCGACCAGGGGCTGTCGCGCCTGGTGGACATCCTGATGGCCATTCCGCAACTGATCTTCGCCCTGCTGATCCTCAGTGTGGTGGGCACCACGGCCACTTCGCTGGTGCTGGTGATCGCCCTGCTGGATGCCACGCGGGTGTTCCGCCTGGCGCGGGCGGTGGCCATGACGGTGGTGGTGCAGGACTTCGTCGAGGCCGCCCGCCTGCGTGGCGAGGGGATCTGGTGGCTGGTGACCCGCGAAGTGCTGCCCAACGCGGCGGCTCCCCTGATCGCCGAGTTCGGCCTGCGCTTCTGCTTCGTCTTCCTGTTCATCAGCGCGCTGTCCTTCCTCGGCCTGGGTATCCAGCCGCCGACCTCCGACTGGGGCAGCATGGTCCGCGACAATGCGGTGCTGATCACCTTCGGCGACATCACGCCGCTGCTTCCCGCCCTGGCGGTGGCGCTGCTGACGATCGGGGTCAATTTCGTCGTCGACTGGATGCTGCACAAGTCCAGCGGACTCAAGGAGTGCTGA
- a CDS encoding ABC transporter substrate-binding protein — protein sequence MSDNKNKITQAIQDFQLERRDFLKLGAMAGLAGAALSMGLSPGAWAGEATPKPGGVLRLGLAGGSTSDSFDPGTWSDTFTFVGFSAVYNTLVEIAVDGTAIPELAERWESSPDAKVWTFKLRQGVQFHNGKTLTVDDVVASIQHHLGEKSTSAAKAVLGEVAAVRAQGTDSVVFELRSGNADFPYVVADYHLAIMPSKDGAADWRAGIGTGGYRIKSFEPGVRMMLERNPGYWKAGRAHFAEAELIGISDGAARVNSLMTGAVDVINKVDLKTVALLKRNPGLVIEETKGAQHYTFPMLCDSAQFANNDIRLAMKHGIDRKALLDTVLRGYGQVGNDHPIQPGSRFLNTELAQRTYDPEQARFYLRKAGLESLKVRLQASDAAYAGAVDASVLFKEQARAAGIEIDVVREPADGFFANVWNKQPFTTSFFYSSLTADRMFSIGYAKGAAWNESHWGHPRFNELLNAARGELNEPLRREMYNEMQQLCRDEGGTIIPLFANSVAARSNRVTHGGVTAPYGELDGLRVIERWWQA from the coding sequence ATGAGCGATAACAAGAACAAGATCACTCAGGCAATCCAGGACTTCCAACTGGAGCGCCGCGACTTCCTCAAGCTCGGGGCCATGGCCGGTCTGGCCGGCGCTGCGCTGTCCATGGGCCTGTCGCCGGGCGCCTGGGCAGGGGAGGCGACGCCCAAGCCGGGCGGCGTCCTGCGTCTGGGCCTGGCCGGTGGCAGCACTTCCGACTCCTTTGATCCGGGCACCTGGAGTGACACCTTCACCTTCGTCGGCTTCTCGGCGGTATACAACACCCTGGTGGAGATCGCCGTCGACGGTACGGCGATTCCGGAGCTGGCAGAGCGCTGGGAGTCCTCCCCGGATGCGAAGGTCTGGACCTTCAAGCTGCGCCAGGGCGTGCAGTTCCACAACGGCAAGACGCTCACAGTCGACGACGTGGTGGCCTCGATCCAGCATCACCTGGGGGAGAAGTCCACCTCGGCAGCCAAGGCGGTGCTTGGCGAGGTTGCAGCCGTGCGCGCGCAGGGGACGGACAGCGTGGTCTTCGAGCTGCGCTCGGGTAACGCCGACTTCCCCTATGTGGTGGCCGACTATCACCTGGCGATCATGCCGAGCAAGGATGGCGCGGCCGACTGGCGCGCCGGCATCGGCACCGGGGGCTACCGGATCAAGTCCTTCGAGCCTGGCGTGCGCATGATGCTGGAGCGCAACCCCGGCTACTGGAAGGCAGGGAGGGCGCACTTCGCCGAGGCCGAGCTGATCGGCATCAGTGATGGCGCGGCGCGGGTCAATTCCCTGATGACCGGGGCGGTGGACGTGATCAACAAGGTGGACCTGAAGACCGTCGCCCTGCTCAAGCGCAATCCGGGCCTGGTCATCGAGGAAACCAAGGGCGCGCAGCACTACACCTTCCCGATGCTCTGCGACAGCGCGCAGTTCGCCAACAACGACATTCGCCTGGCGATGAAGCATGGCATCGACCGCAAGGCCCTGCTCGATACAGTTCTGCGCGGCTATGGCCAGGTCGGAAACGACCATCCGATCCAGCCCGGCAGCCGCTTCCTCAATACTGAGCTGGCGCAGCGCACGTACGACCCCGAGCAGGCGCGCTTCTATCTGCGCAAGGCCGGGTTGGAGTCGCTCAAGGTGCGCCTGCAGGCCTCCGACGCCGCCTACGCCGGGGCGGTGGATGCCTCGGTGCTGTTCAAGGAGCAGGCCCGCGCCGCCGGCATCGAGATAGACGTAGTGCGCGAGCCGGCAGACGGCTTCTTTGCCAACGTCTGGAACAAGCAGCCCTTCACCACGTCGTTCTTCTACAGCAGCCTGACCGCCGACCGCATGTTCAGCATCGGCTACGCCAAGGGTGCCGCCTGGAACGAGTCGCACTGGGGCCATCCGCGTTTCAACGAACTGCTCAATGCCGCCCGCGGCGAGCTCAACGAGCCGCTGCGTCGCGAAATGTACAACGAGATGCAACAGCTCTGCCGGGACGAGGGCGGCACCATCATCCCGCTCTTCGCCAACTCCGTGGCGGCGCGCTCCAACCGGGTCACCCACGGCGGCGTCACGGCGCCCTATGGCGAACTGGATGGCCTGCGGGTCATCGAGCGCTGGTGGCAGGCCTGA
- a CDS encoding MFS transporter yields MALPSTTARPSAATSSRATAASGARRGWRSSSKPRPSSSDAGRAEVMASRPQAFMALYLATLLLQVAAGLLNSWVALRSLALGTADFLIGSLMAVNALGLMLGALSGYWLIARIGHVRAYALACALAVAATLAHDFSTWLPFWLLLRFIVGLALMSLYMVLESWINEQVEPASRGKVLAWYMTASFLGLIGGQLGLGLGGGASRALLDLVAIAFALCLVPVAFTRLPLPQAVATRESLQPLRFIRRVPQALLAIVVTGLLSGAFHGLAPVYASQQGMDAAMVGLFMASCLAAGLLAQFPLGLLSDRFARPRLIRLFALLLAVACLPLLWTPVPLALLLGCGFVIGLMQFSLYPLALALANERIESLERVSLAGLFLVGFGLGSSIGPLLAGAAMEVFGGRALYGFSALCGLVLALLVRERLAGRQPVAAGEG; encoded by the coding sequence ATGGCGCTGCCTTCAACTACCGCGCGCCCTTCGGCGGCTACAAGCAGTCGGGCAACGGCCGCGAGTGGGGCGAGGAGGGGCTGGCGGAGTTCGTCGAAACCAAGGCCATCCAGCTCTGATGCCGGCCGCGCTGAGGTGATGGCGTCCCGGCCCCAGGCCTTCATGGCCCTGTACCTCGCCACCCTGCTGCTGCAGGTGGCGGCGGGGCTGCTCAATTCCTGGGTGGCCCTGCGCAGCCTGGCCCTCGGTACCGCCGACTTCTTGATCGGCTCGCTGATGGCGGTGAATGCCCTCGGCCTGATGCTGGGCGCGCTCAGCGGCTACTGGCTGATCGCACGCATCGGCCATGTGCGGGCCTATGCGCTGGCGTGTGCGCTGGCCGTGGCGGCTACCCTGGCCCATGACTTCAGCACCTGGCTACCGTTCTGGCTGCTGCTGCGTTTCATCGTCGGGCTGGCCCTGATGAGCCTGTACATGGTGCTGGAGAGCTGGATCAACGAGCAGGTCGAGCCGGCGTCGCGCGGCAAGGTGCTGGCCTGGTACATGACCGCGTCCTTCCTTGGCCTGATCGGTGGCCAGTTGGGATTGGGCCTCGGCGGCGGCGCCAGCCGTGCGTTGCTCGACTTGGTGGCCATCGCTTTCGCCCTCTGCCTGGTGCCGGTCGCCTTTACCCGGCTTCCGCTGCCCCAGGCCGTCGCGACCAGGGAAAGCCTGCAGCCGTTGCGCTTCATCCGGCGGGTGCCGCAGGCGCTGCTGGCCATAGTCGTCACCGGGCTGCTGTCCGGTGCCTTCCACGGCCTGGCACCGGTCTATGCCAGTCAGCAAGGGATGGATGCGGCCATGGTCGGCCTGTTCATGGCGTCTTGCCTGGCGGCTGGCTTGCTTGCGCAGTTCCCCTTGGGGCTGCTGTCGGATCGCTTTGCGCGCCCGCGCCTGATCCGCCTGTTCGCCCTGCTGCTGGCCGTCGCCTGCCTGCCGTTGTTGTGGACACCGGTGCCGCTGGCGCTGTTGTTGGGCTGCGGCTTCGTCATCGGCCTGATGCAGTTCTCGCTCTACCCGCTGGCCCTGGCGTTGGCCAACGAGCGGATCGAGAGTTTAGAACGAGTGTCCCTGGCGGGGTTGTTCCTGGTGGGATTCGGCCTGGGCTCCAGCATCGGGCCGCTGCTGGCCGGGGCGGCGATGGAGGTTTTCGGTGGGCGTGCGCTCTACGGCTTTTCCGCGCTCTGCGGCCTGGTCCTGGCGCTGCTGGTGCGCGAGCGTCTGGCGGGCCGGCAGCCGGTCGCGGCGGGGGAGGGCTGA
- a CDS encoding ABC transporter permease, translated as MNGILKLLSQRLALGLVSLVAVSVIIFLAVGLLPGDLAQAVLGQSATAETLAALRAQLGLDQPPLARFMAWIWHFVQGDLGVSLANQRPIAELVGTRLGNTLFLAAFAALVSVPLALLLGMLAALYRNSWFDRLLNTSALSAVSFPEFFVAYLLILVFSVKLNWFPSLSNLAPDASFATMLQTAILPVATLSLVVIAQMMRMTRAALINLLASPYIEMARLKGIGQARIIFRHALPNALAPIVNVVALNLAYLVVGVVVVEVVFVYPGLGQLLVDSVAKRDIPVVQACSLIFAGTYILLNTLADVLSIASNPRLMHPKG; from the coding sequence ATGAATGGCATCCTCAAGTTGTTGTCCCAGCGGCTGGCCCTCGGGCTGGTGTCGCTGGTGGCGGTGTCGGTGATCATCTTCCTGGCGGTCGGCCTGTTGCCGGGCGATCTCGCCCAGGCGGTGCTCGGGCAGTCCGCCACGGCGGAAACCCTGGCCGCCCTGCGCGCGCAACTGGGGCTGGACCAGCCGCCGCTTGCGCGCTTCATGGCCTGGATCTGGCACTTCGTGCAGGGTGACCTCGGCGTGTCGCTGGCCAACCAGCGGCCCATCGCCGAACTGGTCGGCACGCGGCTGGGCAATACGCTGTTCCTCGCGGCCTTCGCTGCCCTGGTGTCGGTACCCCTGGCCCTGCTGCTGGGGATGCTGGCGGCCCTGTACCGCAACTCCTGGTTCGACCGCCTGCTGAACACCTCGGCACTCAGTGCCGTGTCCTTTCCGGAGTTCTTCGTCGCCTATCTGTTGATCCTGGTCTTTTCGGTGAAGCTGAACTGGTTCCCGAGCCTCTCCAACCTGGCGCCTGACGCGTCCTTCGCCACCATGCTGCAAACCGCGATCCTGCCGGTGGCGACCCTCAGCCTGGTGGTGATCGCGCAGATGATGCGCATGACCCGCGCGGCGTTGATCAACCTGCTGGCCAGCCCCTATATCGAGATGGCCCGGCTCAAGGGCATCGGCCAGGCGCGGATCATCTTCCGCCACGCCCTGCCCAACGCCCTGGCGCCCATCGTCAACGTGGTGGCACTGAACCTGGCCTACCTGGTGGTGGGGGTGGTGGTGGTCGAGGTGGTCTTCGTCTACCCCGGCCTCGGCCAGTTGCTGGTGGACTCGGTGGCCAAGCGCGACATCCCGGTGGTGCAGGCCTGCAGCCTGATCTTCGCGGGCACCTACATCCTCCTCAATACCCTGGCCGATGTGCTCTCCATCGCCAGCAACCCACGCCTGATGCATCCGAAGGGGTAG
- a CDS encoding 5-guanidino-2-oxopentanoate decarboxylase: protein MQENKTLTGGQALVRLLANYGVDTVFGIPGVHTLELYRGLPGSGIRHVLTRHEQGAGFMADGYARVSGKPGVCFIITGPGVTNAATPIGQAYADSIPMLVISSVNHTASLGKGWGCLHETQDQRAITAPITAFSAVALTAEDLPELVARAYAVFDSERPRPVHISVPLDVLAAPVARDWSHEVVRRPGRGLPEAQALHAAADKIAAAKQPMIIAGGGALHAAEAVQALSERLAAPVFTSVAGKGLLPPEAPLNAGASLCVAPGWEMIEQADLVLAVGTEMADTDFWRERLPLSGELIRIDIDPRKFNDFYPCAVALKGDARATLDALLQRLPEQGRATAQAVAQVAQLRATIRQGHGPLQAIHQAILDRITAALPADAFISTDMTQLAYTGNYAFASRAPRSWLHPTGYGTLGYGLPAGIGAKFGAPQRPGLVLVGDGGFLYTAQELATATEELDSPLVVLLWNNDALGQIRDDMIGLDIEPFGVLPRNPDFAGLARAFGCTVKQPQSLDELEQDLRGGFGHPGVTLIELKHACAR from the coding sequence ATGCAAGAGAACAAAACCCTCACCGGCGGCCAGGCTCTGGTCCGCCTGCTGGCCAACTACGGCGTCGACACCGTGTTCGGCATTCCCGGCGTGCACACCCTGGAGCTCTACCGCGGGCTGCCCGGCAGCGGCATCCGCCATGTGCTGACCCGCCACGAGCAGGGCGCCGGCTTCATGGCCGACGGTTATGCGCGGGTCAGCGGCAAACCCGGCGTGTGCTTCATCATCACCGGCCCGGGCGTGACCAATGCCGCGACACCCATTGGCCAGGCCTACGCAGACTCGATCCCGATGCTGGTGATTTCCAGCGTCAACCACACCGCCAGCCTGGGCAAAGGCTGGGGCTGCCTGCACGAGACCCAGGACCAGCGCGCAATCACCGCGCCGATCACCGCCTTCTCCGCCGTGGCCCTGACCGCCGAGGACCTGCCCGAGCTGGTCGCCCGCGCCTATGCCGTGTTCGACAGCGAGCGACCGCGCCCTGTGCATATCTCGGTACCGCTGGATGTGCTGGCCGCCCCGGTCGCGCGGGACTGGAGCCATGAGGTGGTACGCCGCCCCGGCCGCGGCCTGCCCGAGGCCCAGGCGCTGCACGCGGCGGCAGACAAGATCGCCGCCGCGAAGCAGCCGATGATCATCGCCGGCGGCGGTGCGCTGCACGCCGCCGAAGCCGTGCAGGCGCTCAGCGAGCGGCTGGCCGCGCCGGTGTTCACCAGCGTCGCCGGCAAGGGCCTGCTGCCGCCCGAGGCGCCGCTGAATGCCGGCGCCAGCCTCTGCGTGGCGCCGGGCTGGGAGATGATCGAGCAGGCCGACCTGGTGCTGGCGGTGGGCACCGAGATGGCCGATACCGACTTCTGGCGCGAACGCCTGCCGCTGTCCGGCGAACTGATCCGCATCGATATCGATCCGCGCAAGTTCAACGACTTCTATCCCTGCGCCGTGGCGCTGAAGGGCGATGCCCGGGCAACCCTGGACGCCTTGCTACAGCGTTTGCCGGAGCAGGGCAGGGCGACAGCGCAGGCCGTCGCCCAGGTGGCGCAACTGCGCGCGACGATCCGCCAGGGGCATGGGCCGCTGCAGGCGATCCACCAGGCCATCCTCGACCGCATCACTGCCGCGCTGCCGGCGGATGCCTTCATCAGTACCGACATGACCCAGCTGGCCTACACCGGTAACTACGCCTTCGCCAGCCGGGCGCCGCGCAGCTGGCTGCATCCCACCGGCTACGGCACGCTCGGCTACGGTTTGCCGGCCGGCATCGGCGCCAAGTTCGGCGCACCGCAGCGGCCCGGCCTCGTGCTGGTGGGCGATGGCGGATTCCTTTACACGGCCCAGGAGTTGGCCACCGCCACGGAGGAACTGGACAGCCCGCTGGTGGTGCTCCTGTGGAACAACGATGCCCTTGGGCAGATCCGTGACGACATGATCGGCCTCGATATTGAGCCGTTCGGTGTGCTGCCGCGCAACCCGGACTTCGCCGGCCTCGCCCGCGCCTTCGGCTGCACGGTGAAGCAGCCGCAGAGCCTCGACGAACTGGAGCAGGACCTGCGCGGCGGCTTCGGCCATCCCGGCGTCACCCTGATCGAACTGAAACACGCCTGCGCTCGCTGA
- a CDS encoding RrF2 family transcriptional regulator, with product MSQSTRLITASYILSFVAANAPQKLRTETIAKWVKVHPTRVRNLVSQLVKADILKSQRGAGGGLTLARQPQQITLREVYDAVQESSLIAEKIDNPFSGMEDHCKVHEVFTGLFAMLEANIRLDLEKITADQLFVAFDTPRDAQG from the coding sequence ATGAGCCAGTCGACCCGCCTGATCACGGCGTCCTACATCCTCTCCTTCGTCGCCGCGAACGCGCCGCAGAAGCTGCGCACCGAAACCATCGCCAAATGGGTGAAGGTGCATCCCACACGGGTGCGCAACCTGGTGTCGCAGCTGGTCAAGGCCGACATCCTGAAATCCCAGCGTGGCGCAGGCGGCGGCCTGACCCTGGCGCGCCAGCCACAGCAGATCACCTTGCGCGAGGTCTACGATGCGGTGCAGGAAAGCTCGCTGATTGCCGAGAAGATCGACAACCCTTTCTCGGGTATGGAGGACCACTGCAAGGTCCATGAAGTCTTCACCGGGCTGTTCGCCATGCTGGAGGCCAACATCCGCCTGGACCTGGAAAAGATCACCGCCGACCAGTTGTTCGTGGCCTTCGATACCCCCCGCGACGCACAGGGCTGA
- a CDS encoding aldehyde dehydrogenase family protein has product MREYRHLFIGGAWVAPQGSGLADVINPATEEVAGRVPLGNEADVERAVAAARQAFAAWSRTPSAVRAGYIRALAEQLKVRADEMAGLITAELGMPVQWCRMVQVDGPIEGLESYVEIAAQMDAVREVGNSLVVREPVGVCAFINPWNYPLHQMIGKLAPALAAGCTVVVKPSQETPLHAFLLAELIEAIGLPAGVFNLVSGPGSKVGEALARHPDVDMVSFTGSTSAGVRVAEAAAPTVKRVCLELGGKSPLLIGADADLAAAVRYGVQDVMVNSGQTCTALTRMLLPASRYAEALELARAETEALRIGDPLDPESFLGPMCSAGQRRTVRDYIRIGQEEGARLLTGGADAPVGLERGFYVRPTLFADVHNQMRIAREEIFGPVLCLIPYADEEEAVRIANDSPFGLSSAVWTATRPRSLELARQLRAGQCFVNGAAFNYRAPFGGYKQSGNGREWGEEGLAEFVETKAIQL; this is encoded by the coding sequence ATGCGTGAATATCGTCACCTGTTCATCGGCGGCGCCTGGGTCGCACCACAGGGCAGCGGCCTGGCCGACGTGATCAACCCGGCCACGGAGGAAGTCGCCGGCCGCGTGCCGCTGGGCAATGAAGCGGATGTCGAACGTGCGGTCGCGGCGGCGCGGCAGGCGTTCGCCGCCTGGTCGCGGACACCTTCTGCCGTGCGCGCCGGTTACATCCGCGCCCTGGCTGAACAGCTCAAGGTCCGCGCCGATGAGATGGCCGGCCTGATCACCGCCGAACTGGGCATGCCGGTGCAGTGGTGCCGCATGGTTCAGGTGGACGGGCCGATCGAGGGGTTGGAAAGCTACGTCGAGATCGCCGCGCAGATGGACGCCGTGCGCGAGGTTGGCAATTCCCTGGTGGTGCGCGAGCCGGTGGGCGTCTGCGCGTTCATCAATCCCTGGAACTACCCGCTGCACCAGATGATCGGCAAGCTGGCGCCGGCCCTGGCCGCCGGCTGCACCGTGGTGGTCAAGCCGAGCCAGGAAACCCCGCTGCATGCCTTCCTGCTGGCCGAGCTGATCGAGGCCATCGGCCTGCCGGCCGGGGTGTTCAACCTGGTCAGCGGGCCCGGCTCCAAGGTCGGCGAGGCGCTGGCGCGCCATCCTGATGTCGACATGGTTTCCTTTACCGGTTCCACCAGCGCCGGCGTGCGCGTGGCCGAGGCGGCGGCGCCGACGGTCAAGCGCGTGTGTCTGGAACTGGGCGGCAAGTCGCCGCTGCTGATCGGCGCCGACGCCGACCTGGCCGCCGCTGTGCGCTACGGCGTGCAGGACGTGATGGTCAACTCCGGGCAGACCTGCACGGCGCTGACCCGCATGCTGCTGCCGGCCAGCCGCTATGCCGAAGCGCTGGAGCTGGCGCGGGCCGAGACCGAGGCGCTGCGCATCGGCGACCCGCTGGACCCGGAATCCTTCCTCGGCCCGATGTGTTCCGCCGGGCAGCGGCGCACGGTGCGCGACTACATCCGCATTGGTCAGGAGGAGGGCGCCCGCCTCTTGACCGGTGGAGCCGATGCGCCCGTCGGCCTCGAACGTGGCTTCTATGTGCGGCCGACCCTGTTTGCCGATGTACACAACCAGATGCGCATCGCCCGCGAGGAAATCTTCGGCCCGGTGCTCTGCCTGATCCCCTACGCCGATGAAGAAGAGGCCGTGCGCATCGCCAACGATTCGCCCTTCGGCCTGTCCAGTGCGGTGTGGACCGCAACAAGGCCGCGCTCCCTGGAGCTGGCGCGGCAGTTGCGCGCCGGGCAGTGCTTCGTCAATGGCGCTGCCTTCAACTACCGCGCGCCCTTCGGCGGCTACAAGCAGTCGGGCAACGGCCGCGAGTGGGGCGAGGAGGGGCTGGCGGAGTTCGTCGAAACCAAGGCCATCCAGCTCTGA
- a CDS encoding pyridoxal phosphate-dependent aminotransferase — protein MRFSDLTQRIAGDGAAAWNIHYRALERQAQGDDILLLSVGDPDFDTPQPIIQAAIDSLLNGNTHYSDVRGKLALRQRIAAWHNQRSGQGVGADQVTVLAGAQCALYCVVQCLLNPGDEVIVAEPMYVTYEAVFGACGAKVIPVPVRSENGFRIQAGDVAAAITPRTRALALNSPHNPSGASLPRTTWEALAELCIAHDLWMISDEVYSELLFEGEHISPASLPGMAERTATLNSLSKSHAMTGWRVGWVVGSKALAGHLENLALCMLYGSPDFIQDAACVALEARLPELEAMREAYRQRRDLVCACLEGRPGLRALKPDGGMFVMVDIRATGLSAQDFADYLLDHHGVSVLAGEAFGPSAAGHIRLGLVLGSAPLQEACRRIARCAAELMEEKRYA, from the coding sequence ATGCGCTTTTCCGACCTCACCCAACGTATCGCCGGCGACGGCGCGGCGGCCTGGAACATCCATTACCGCGCGCTGGAGCGCCAGGCGCAGGGGGACGACATCCTCCTGCTGTCCGTGGGAGACCCTGATTTCGACACGCCGCAACCCATCATCCAGGCGGCCATCGACAGCCTGCTCAACGGTAATACCCACTACTCCGACGTGCGCGGCAAACTCGCCCTGCGCCAGCGCATCGCCGCCTGGCACAACCAGCGCAGTGGCCAGGGCGTCGGTGCCGATCAGGTGACGGTGCTGGCCGGCGCGCAGTGCGCGCTGTACTGCGTGGTGCAGTGCCTGCTCAACCCAGGCGATGAGGTGATCGTGGCCGAGCCCATGTATGTCACCTATGAAGCCGTTTTCGGCGCCTGTGGCGCCAAGGTGATCCCAGTGCCGGTGCGTTCGGAGAACGGCTTCCGCATCCAGGCCGGGGATGTGGCCGCGGCCATCACGCCGCGCACCCGTGCCCTGGCACTCAACAGCCCGCACAACCCTTCGGGTGCGAGCCTGCCGCGCACCACTTGGGAGGCCCTGGCCGAACTGTGCATCGCCCACGATCTGTGGATGATCTCCGACGAGGTTTACAGCGAGTTGCTGTTTGAGGGCGAACACATCAGCCCGGCCAGCCTGCCGGGAATGGCTGAGCGCACCGCCACCCTCAACAGCCTGTCCAAGTCCCATGCCATGACCGGCTGGCGCGTGGGCTGGGTCGTGGGGTCAAAGGCGCTGGCCGGGCATCTGGAAAACCTCGCCCTGTGCATGCTCTACGGCTCGCCGGACTTCATCCAGGACGCGGCATGCGTGGCCCTGGAAGCGCGCCTGCCGGAACTGGAGGCGATGCGCGAGGCCTACCGCCAGCGTCGTGACCTGGTGTGCGCCTGCCTGGAGGGCCGCCCCGGCCTACGTGCGTTGAAACCGGATGGCGGCATGTTCGTGATGGTGGATATCCGCGCTACCGGGCTTTCCGCCCAGGACTTCGCCGACTACCTGCTGGATCACCATGGCGTGTCCGTGCTGGCCGGCGAAGCCTTCGGCCCCAGCGCCGCCGGGCATATCCGCCTGGGCCTGGTGCTGGGCAGCGCGCCCTTGCAGGAAGCCTGCCGGCGCATCGCTCGCTGCGCCGCCGAACTGATGGAGGAAAAACGCTATGCGTGA